From Rutidosis leptorrhynchoides isolate AG116_Rl617_1_P2 chromosome 3, CSIRO_AGI_Rlap_v1, whole genome shotgun sequence, a single genomic window includes:
- the LOC139899213 gene encoding uncharacterized protein — protein MALLMEKGSEPKTESELADFEAIAAIKISSALEFKEEGNKYVKMGKKHYSVAIDCYSRAINQKALSDTETAIIFSNRAHVNILLGNFGRALSDSEEAIKLSPTYVKAFYRAAKASLSLNKLVEAKAFCEKGLDQDKDNEELKKLKKQIDSKILEKQEAEARVSKALSEAKDLVSAIEDRGLKIGKAMFQELTGLQKPILDEDRILHWPVLLLYAEVMSSDFIEDFCETDMFSAHLDLMFSDGAAPLPWDKENAYTRDSIELYYEAGSGVCLSKKEIMSNLLQGTVAAHVQAFADDETDAVKPSPKRAPSVDGRSKWVKVNGRKTLHTVLKEPNFVIPGIPVFFIVSKKSSFYEDFKSGNWSLPS, from the exons ATGGCGTTGCTAATGGAGAAGGGTTCAGAACCAAAAACGGAGAGTGAATTAGCAGATTTTGAAGCTATTGCTGCTATCAAAATATCATCTGCTCTTGAATTCAAA GAAGAAGGTAACAAGTATGTGAAGATGGGGAAGAAGCATTATTCTGTGGCTATCGACTGCTACTCACGGGCCATTAATCAAAAGGCTTTAAGTGACACTGAAACCGCAATTATATTTTCAAACAGAGCACATGTTAATATACTCCTTGGAAACTTCGGTCGTGCTCTTTCAGATTCGGAGGAAGCAATAAAACTCTCCCCAACATATGTCaag GCTTTTTATAGAGCAGCCAAAGCATCATTATCACTGAATAAGTTGGTTGAAGCGAAGGCTTTTTGTGAAAAGGGACTTGATCAGGACAAGGATAATGAAGAATTAAAGAAACTAAAAAAGCAAATTGATTCAAAAATATTAGAAAAACAAGAAGCCGAGGCTCGTGTTTCCAAAGCTTTATCCGAAGCTAAG GACTTGGTGTCAGCTATCGAAGACAGAGGATTAAAAATCGGAAAGGCGATGTTTCAAGAATTAACTGGATTACAGAAACCGATATTAGATGAAGATCGTATACTTCATTGGCCTGTTCTTCTTCTATATGCAGAAGTTATGTCTAGTGActttattgaagacttttgtgagacTGATATGTTTTCAGCTCATCTTGACTTGAT GTTTTCAGATGGTGCTGCACCGTTGCCATGGGATAAAGAAAATGCGTACACTCGTGATTCTATTGAATTGTACTATGAG GCTGGATCAGGGGTTTGTTTGTCAAAGAAAGAAATTATGAGCAATTTGTTACAGGGTACAGTTGCTGCACATGTTCAGGCTTTTGCTGATGATGAAACAGATGCAGTTAAACCATCCCCTAAACGAGCTCCATCAGTTG ACGGTCGTTCGAAATGGGTGAAAGTGAACGGAAGAAAAACCCTTCATACAGTTCTCAAAGAACCAAATTTTGTTATCCCTGGAATCCCTg TGTTCTTTATTGTTTCGAAGAAATCCAGCTTCTATGAAGACTTCAAATCTGGAAATTGGTCCCTTCCATCATAA